The window TTGAAGGAGGTTTAAAACCTggaaaaatggtaaaaattcaAGGCAAAGTTTCTCCTGATGCTATACGTTTTGCTATAAATTATCAACTAGGACCTAATTTAAATCCAAGAGATGATATAGCTATTCATGTTTCACCACGCTTTCCAGAAGGATTTATTACTAGAAATCATATAGAATCAATGACTTGGGgtatagaagaaaatgaagGTCCTATGTTGATACAACCTGGtcaagaatttgaaattcttcttttatgtgatcataaatgttataaaattgctATAAATGGTAGACATTTTACAGAATTTAATCATCGATTATCATATGATAAAGTGACACATTTGGTTATTGATGGTGATGTAGAAATACAATCCATCTCATATGAAATTGTACCTATAGATCCGCCTAGTTCTCCTAAAGTATTATCTACACCAGATGTACCTGTTGCTAACTTTGGCCCACcacgtaattaaatattttatatatatatatatttttatcaattatatagtgaataattttaaaaattgtataactagatttatatattatatattattatattataataatataaattaataatattatattataataatttattttttaagtaaattgttattaatttttagctCCTGGTGGATTATATCCTACAATACAAGGTGGATATGGTCCACCTCCAGGTCCTGGTTATGGTCCACCACCTCCAGGTCCTGGTTATGGTCCACCACCTTCAGGTCCTGGTTATGGTCCTCCACCTAATGCATATGGAGGTTTTCCTCCAAAATCATATGGATATCAGCCTGGATATGAAAAGCCTGAAGAAGAAGATGCATTTAGTGGTTGTTTGGATAAAGTAGGCCTTGCATTAGGAGGATTAGTTGCTGCAGGAGGTATAGCAGCTGCTGCACATgctataaatgtatataattcaaatatttcaaaagtagtaatatatataatatattaaatatataataatatataatgttatgtataataatttagaaaaaaaaagaagttgaaGAAGATCAAGAAAAGTCTGATGCTTCTAAATCAAAAACAGAAAGTGAAGGTGGCTTAGGAAACCTTGGCTCTCTGGGTGCAGCTTTAGCAAGCAGTTTAGTGACCAATGCTTTAAGTAACTCACATGCACAACAAGGCTATCCCTCCCAGCAATCAAGTAATAGTGGTGGTGTATTAGATTCTATTCTTGGAGCATTAGGTATGATATAGTAAATACAtcttatactttaaaaataataataaaaaaataaatcttttcaaattataaagatattttaatttgtttataaataatgataattatataattcaataattaaatatagaagtatagaaatatttgataataataatatttattattcattatcatatttatattaaaaatcataaaaatttcacaattaaattttaatatactaactttatataatatatataaggtgGAAGTAGTGGAAATAATATAGCACCACCTCCTACAAATCAGCCAAGTGATCCATTGACAGGAGCCTTAGGATCTATTATTGGTGGTGTTTTTGGTAATGATggaaatcaaaaatcaaattatcagCCTTCAGGAGGTTATGGAAATTATCAACCTTCTGGTGGATATTCTAGCCAACAATCAAATTCAGGTTCAGATCTTTTATCTGGAATAGGATCAGCAATTGGCTCTTCTTTGTTTAATTCAGCTTTAGGAGGTCTTAAAAAACATGGTAAAGATGTAAGTATAAAAtgctttaattataaatataaaaattttttaatttatttatataattatttctacagAAATCTCTCGAAGATAATCATTCGACTCCTCCATCAACTTATACATCAAATTCTATGAGACCTTCTGATAGTTCtgcaaataattcttcttcagGACATAATCTAACAgcagaagaaatttcaaaaggcCTAGGTTTGGATGACTAAAGTaagttcaaatataaattcacataataaaagttatgctctcttattgttatttaatataaaatgagttctattataaatattactaacTGAAATATGTGCACAATATATTAGGAATGTTTAAAAGGCagctaaatatatttttggcataaaatattttagtaaataataacaagaaataCAATTGCTTGAATCtcatattaacaaaattgatatttttgtaaatataagattatttatttaaaataaatccgcttcatttatgttttcataaataaataatatataccttAGGTCGATTATaaacagaataaaataaaatatttgtaataaaatctttttaagctttatagttgaaaatttatagtcaagttgatattttttaagatttattatatttttataaaaatagcaatACAGCTTGAATGCGTTAATAGAATACAAAAtactttgttattttattttcttaatatataaagaataaaatatatatatatatgtataaaatatatattatatattataaaaacatattaataaatttattcttgatGAAAAACTTCTGTTGATGAACATGtttccaatataattttatgtttttttctgTAATGTAACACAAACATTAAATAccttaatatacaattaaaatatttcaagaaacttacattttcagattttaatatttcaagttctctttttttttttcgtttaaagaatccgattttaaataatattaaaattaacaatattaataataaatttcctaagaaaattgataaaattataatccatGTAGCAATTTGTTCAGTTATTAGTGAACCTAAAAACATTGTAGCCACAATAACATTATCAGGTTTATGtccaattttttgaataatatgatgtgattccaaaatattaacatttccgctagataaaaaaaatataatatcttttcctGCCATCATtgctgtaataaaaaattttaaaaaaaaatattttaaatatattataatttaaaaattatataaaaatatattaacatattaaataaaatcttacattttaaattagataaattaaaatctaatataagtGAAAGTTTTGCAATAgacaaagaatttataaatgggcctagtttgtatttaatatatgtacattttacATTGTCATTTATGCAATCAACATAAAGTGATCTATTTTTAGgtggaaaatttatagaaaaattagaatctgTTATAAACTTTTCTGATTTTTCAGTATTTgcagtataaattttaaaattatcaatcaaagCAGTTGAAACTGTGGAGTTTAAATAGATACAATGAAATGGTTGATTATCCGTGTAGCTGCaagttatatcatttatattgataatttgtatATCTCCAATAGATTGCTTCCAGAAAGTTGGAATACTAAGTGTTAATATAACTTCATTAATTGGACTAGCACCAAATTTctgaatttcataaatatgttgaaattgaatgctatttaattttttatcttcagtttcaagaaaatatgaatataaatcatattggGCTTTcctaagtaaaaataattgtagtcATCAATAACAatctatatatgaataaaatataaaaatataaaaaaaaagaatcattaattaaataataataataattaatacacatAGGAATACTAACCCTGTTATTGCTATATCAATATcagtatcaaaatatatagtaaaaacatttgtattattgaatgaatttctttGTTCACTTTGTGTACTAAAATTGGTCCATAGTTGTACATGatcaatatcaaattgaaCTTTACTCATatccaaatttaatatcaattttttctaataaaaagatataattatgttatatttttaaaaatattttaatataaaaaataaattatatttacgttttttttaagTGGATTTCCAAGATcacatattatttctaaaatattatttttataaaaattttctatacataAAGATGGTATACTTgctaatgataatatttttggtatatatatgtgtattttaGCTTGATATGCAGGTTCACCATTATTAAAgacatctaatttaaatttagtagTAAATATAGATCCTATGATATATCTATTACCAAACTTTAAATCTGTTGAAAGTAATACTTTCACATCTGAAGTACAAATATTATCTTCACCACAGTCTACAGCAAatggtaattttattaaatcttcagTTTtagaaagtaatttatttatgattgcaCAAgatgtacaaaaaaaattcaaatttctctcattgttatttaaattcttttctaaattaatttttacgaatatttcaattggatttattatattttgaatattttcctaataaataaattaaacagatataatatatttttattaaaaataaatatttttttaaacatatttataaaattttacctttaaatgtatttcaatttttttgcataaatttttagatttatataaagtttcggaaaatttataaatattaatattatttttttctatattgtaATAAGCCCTTCCatatatttcatcgattttcaaaaatttaacaacTCCTAAAcatttacttaatattaaatatttcttaaatattatattaaaaatgtatattaaatatattcaatcctattataagtatttaattatatacttacGAAGGAATTTAGGAGCATTTATTCCATcataatatgtacatatattaattaaaaaagaagaagaatttattaataattttttatcttcataGATCAATTGTGTAGTTATTGTTATGACaggttttgattttattaaaacaacttgTTCTGATAAATAAGCTCCAACTGCAATATCAGgatatttatcatcatttatgTCACGAGGTTCTGAAATTGAAATCCCAAATCCAcggatattttttccaaattgttttccaattattttttgactATAATGTTTAAGTAATCCATTACTATTgccattaaatatatatattgcaccAGTCCCTTCTTCATATGGTGCACCAACAGCAATATCATTATAACCATCATAATCAATATCACCAAGACAAGATATAGTAGAACCAAATCTACTTTCAGATATTTTTCCATCAaatgattgttttttaaaattttcctaatattaatgtttaaatttaatatatatattatattttaatataatatatttaaaatatatgacatACATTAGATAAAgcagtatatacatatatgcgaCCTTCATCTATATCTTTTGACCATAATGGTGCTCCAACAATTAGCTCATCTTCAGCATCACCATTGAGATTACATGATGTTAAAGCAGCACCAAAATATTCTCCATATTGTTcaccttttaaaaatttctttatatttattattgcattattagTTTCaggaaaagtaaatataataacacttCCATTCATATTTGAATCTTTTGGAGCACCAGAAACAAAccataattcttcttttataaaataaccaGATGTTACTGCGTATcctaaataaagtataattataaattattgttttacatattattgataaataaatatatgttttttaatatttttttatataaatgttttttacgatttatattataaaaatatttaattaatattaaaagtgtACTATTTACCGAAATAACTATTTTcacgaattcttttttcatttttagttgacggaattataaattgtatttttccataaattggTTTTTTAACTAATAAAGGTAAGCCTTTCCAATTAAATACACCAGGACTAcctaatattaaattccacTTTAATCCAATAGATaccatatttattgaaaaaccaATTTGactcatttcaaaattataaacttttctattatttggatatataaaattcgaataatttgaaaataataaaattttgttttcaacttcattttcaaaaaatttaatattgttaactaATAATAAGTAACAAATACCATTCATGTACCAAttatatttgtctttttttttccatcgtggACCACAAacctatttataaatttaattaattaattaaaaaatattaattgtctttagatattaattatatttaaaaaatatatataaagaaatgaataaaaaatttagacaTACCACAATTTTAGGATTGGTTTTATTTTCTACAGCAATTGTTGCACCAATCCAAGcattatctttaatttgatTCCATTCATTATATTCACCATTTCCACTTTTATCAATAATCCATTCCTTACAGGTCTTATTAATTGAACATTGATATACAGTACCTGgttcaattacattttttattatgcttGAATTTGCTCTAGGAGCACCTACAAGAAGTATGAAATCTAGTCCTTCTGTATAAAGTGCAACAGAAAATCCAAAATAACTTCCTCgttgattattaaaagttttaggaatattaaatattttaacattattaacatCTAAATTATATgctaatgtattatattttaaaattacaaatataaaaatagaaaaccatatattaattttaatttttaataaagttaaatatatcattttgaatttttaatattagtaaaGTGAACAATCAGAAAACATTATATGTCTAAACTACTTTTAAAACTGGAAGAactaagaatttatttacagGAAGTGGTATGTATTTACAGGAAatgctatatatattcataccaCAATGAcatcataaagaaattaatcatatttaaatttaaatttcttatatttatactttatatttttaaaattaaactgaaacttatatttgatattaaataaagtagagatatataaatttattggataataaattaatgcataaatttagataattctttcctttatttattataagttaataaagaCGTATAAATGCAGGattaaataatgcaatatttttaatttgttttcaaagctaaacatataagaaaaaaatgtatatcaatttattgttttattattttccatcacACTTACAAACCATGTCAACAATATACACATTAGctgaatcatttattatagctAATGCAGCATTAATTTACCTATAATTCTCGGCGGTGTCTTGCTGGAGTTTCGATTATATACGATTTAATGGTCATATCCAAACAtgtttactttattataataaatcgaattctaaataattgagacgtcaattgttaataatttttaacatttgagACTACTAAATTCGCAACCCTTTGTACCAATTATGAAATGTtgtaattagattataatcaaaattgttttaaatatggtgagagaagatttattttttttaagacagTCTTGCATCATAAGAGATTCCAATAAAATGTAGGATACATATGAAGataacagaaaaataataaagtctaaaagaagatagaaaaacCGGTCATATTCGCATGTGAACAAActtagtattataaaaatatacttcaaGGAATCACAGATTTATTATGTACAAAAGGAAAGGGATTAAAAAGTCGAAGGTAAGGAGCTTAATCGGAAGAATCAGTTGTAGTTGAAATAGTTTGAGACAAGGGTTTAGATCGAATACGGTAGCTCCTTCTTACTACATtcactttttttctaaaatattctagattttttagtttttgctCGTGATCTGAACTCTCTGCATCATTTTGATCTTTCTGTGCTTGTTCACCATTTTTTTCACTTGTAGACACTCCTGATGTGATACCACTGTCAGGAGTTGAAGGAACTTTGCTTGATTTGTTCACTGACATAGATGAACCATCTTTTTGAACTTTTATTGTATTACTaacatcatttaaataaagctTCCAatctgatttctttttttttgtatcgtaatcaattttttgtcttttgctcttatttttagaaatatcacTTTTTGAATTACTTTTACATTTCTTATGTTTTCTTCTGTGTACTTTTGTAGAAGTATCAGAATCAGTTTTTGAATGTTTTCGTTTACTAGAAATATCATTATCTTCTGAACTACTGCTACTGTAATTTGAATGTTTTGCATCTCTTTCAATATGCACAACATATCTTGATCTTCTAGAAACTACACCAGAACTGGTACTAGGCTGAGTTGTATCAACAGGTTGTTCATCACTATCAGAGTCACTATTAATTTGTAGCACTGCACACTTTATTCCAGCTCTCCTAATTTCAGTAATTTTAccatgttttctttttataaattttaattttgatttagatTTACACTTAATTTGTGTATTGTCCCCTTCACTAGCAGAACCTGATGCAGATGGTTCTGACACTGCAGCTGAAGTATTATTTGTTGGTTCACCACAATCTACAGATGCAAGTCTCATTAGTTTTTCTCTACGATATGCTATAAGTCGTGTTATACGATTTGGAGACTCTAAAGGTCTTTCAGGAGCTACACCACCTCCAGAAGATCCATGAGATGCCAATGTTACTGCAGGTCCCAAAATACTTAACATCAATTGACGATCAGATGCTAtagaatctataaaaaaaaaaaatattaatattttatttaaaattctttataattgtatatattattatattattataataatttcttattatttcaatataattttaatttaaaaataccatCAGAATCTGTTGCGCTATAAACTCGTCCAGCTATAAGATTACTTTCAGAATCACTAGGAGTTTGAGGTGCTGTTGACATATCTTCAGAACTCCAGCCTTCAACTTCGCGTTGTACCAACGAATCAAAAAATGCCATCATTCTAGGATCTTCTCTGGTTGATTGATGGCTATAATCATGTGTCATAAATTGACCACTACGTAATACTAATCCAATATATTCATCATGTGTAAATACTCTACGTTGCCTCTCTTGTTTTCCATCATCTCtctaaagtataaatataaataaaataatagtatatgttattatattatattaaaaaatatatacagaatatttcaaaatgaatgaTACAAGCAAATAAATGacgattctatatataaaaatgatttaacaaagaataaaatttttttgttttcaagaaatttttcaaatataaattaattaaaattttttcatataaaattatcttctatctgtttgaattattcatcttaatacattttatattaaaattatttcatattacctTTAATCCACCTAAGCAATTATTTCCAAGAGGAAACGGACTCCAAATCTTAATAAGTTTCTCAACTCCGGATGAAGCAAAAATACAACTAGCTTGATTGTACCGTACCTGATTTACAATAGATCTATGACCACGTAATACCATATGTGCAGAATTTACCCATTTTACATTCTCAGAAGGAATTTTCcacatgtataaattaaaatcatcagAACCTTAAAATCATAAGTTGAAATgtgtatacaaattttaatttataattatttataaatattattataatatataatttaccagAAAGTACATATTCATCGTTATCTCCAGCAAAACAACATGATTTCATTGTGCAACTGTTATAATATCCAGGGTGATCAAATTGACATAAATGAGTAGAAGAGTCTACAGCATAAAGTACAGGAGGCAATCTTCTTCTCAAAGCTAATAATCTATTACCTGCTGCATTAAATCTAACATTCATGCAACTTTGAGCTGAAGTTTCATTTCCATAACGTAATATAGGTCTACaagtacaaaaaaattgttatttgtataaaatatttttatattttttatttgattacttactttttgattgttttatttttatattttttatttgattacttACTTTAAAGGTTTTCTTACATCCCACATGCTAACACCTTCTTTAGCATTGGCGGTAGCAAGCATCCTAGGTTCAATAGGATTAAACATTACAGAGTGAAAAGCAGTTTTATACCGTGCTAAACAAAATGTTTCCATAGCACTAGATCCtcgtatatcataaattaaaactctGCCATCGTCGCATGCACTTGCAAATACATTGTCATTATGTGGATGTACTGACAATCCATAAACAGGCTTTtgatgtaaaaagaaattcacaaCATCTCcccttataaaaaaaataattatttagttttatatgattaaacataaaactttttaataataaaaatttcatacgtTCGTAAATCATGAACAATAACTTGATCATCATTTCCagcagaaaatatttttgttttgctaCTATCATAACCAAGACAAAAAATGTTACTAATATGTTGAGCTTTCATTACTGCAGGTTTGCCTACATCTTGTATTGCTTGTTCCACTTTCCATAATAAAACTCTTCTGTCATCACCACCTGTtacattaacaataaaatatgtcaaatttttatttttattttttacttaacttaatgtattaaaaaaatcagtatctaaaaaataatatagtacaattgtataattttatatttaaaatattacggtTTTAATTTTCCGTCGAACTTGAATTTCCTAAGTCGACGGGCATAGTaccgtaaataaaataaataaaatacattgttAACTTTTTACCAGAAACAAGAAGATCTCCttgattcgaaaattcaattgCATTAACGCATCCATAATGCGATAATAGATCTttcctaaataaattttcggaGCTTTCGAATCTGGCGTTAACGAGACGTTTACAGTAATCGACTTTGTCGTCGATTTGTCTTTCGACGAGATAGGAAAGCGGATTACAATTGGAAGGACGAGCCATTTCTTCTTTGCAGATACTGATATGTATATGAAAACGGACAAAACCGTCGTCTTCACCCTTCGTCCCTTTCTTCCATGTATCCTGTAACGAACGCCCGTATTCTCTTCTTCGATTAAATAATCCTTCGTACACTTCAAAATTCTAAGACTATCTCATGTATTTAGAAAAACAGGGAAACCTACAGAATAAGGAAATTTGTGGCGCAATCAAATTTACGAGATTATTATAGGTTGTAACTATTATAAGTCTTGTCGTGGTcgatcttatatttattctgtGACAGACGTGTCGCGAATATACACCTCACAAACTCACACAAGCATAGGTTACATGAGACGCGTATCACGCACCAACGCACTTCTGAACGCAACCAAAGTATTAGATACTTACATATACACAGGCGTTTCAGCCCACCCGAACAGATTGTCTTATTCGAGCACGATCAGCTGATCGCTATCCAGCGGCTCCACGTTGCGGTAATTTTATCAGTCTTtctatttcaatcttttatcaatatctttgaaatacatacatttctgattaaataattatatttaatccaaaatattttctttctgtgttttgattatttatttttatttgcatgtGCAAATGTCACTTACAGTCACTACTTAAACTTAGAAAAACAAGAAGCATGGATACCGGCGCCGCGTTGCGTGTCTCACGCGTACTTCTCACTGGACCACCTGGTAAGTCCgccacttttaaaaattacgaaatattttaaaaattatccattattaacccttaaatgtttttaatatattttataattttattttattgaaatttttgaataatttgaattttcattataacatgtgcaattttaaaaatataataaataaaaacaatatatattttatttttttgaaaattaactttttaattaattttattattttatttaaaaaaaaaaggaatttataatgattttaagtTAGAATTACTATAGGTATAGGAAAAACTAcagtatgtaaaaaattagtttcaatgatagaagaagaaaattataaatttaatggatTTTATACTGAAGAAGTTAGAGGTCAAGATGGTAATAGGATTGGATTTGATATTGTGCTAGTAAAAAATCGTGAGGAAAGAACAATATTGGCACGAATTGagttagtattattttataagtatataaaatttaatctttttttcatctgAAACAATACTACTTGTAAACAGAAATGTCATAACTCACTcacaatattctaaatataaagtgGGAAACTATCATGtgtttcgtaataattttgaagtgGCAGTATTACCTATCTTTAATTCTAATGCAGTaagtaaaaatagttttacatattatttacttattcatatatatacatatatatatatatatatatatatatatatatatacatatatatacacatatatatatatatgtaatcaaatcattaatttttttattttatttaggacATATTGATTATagatgaaattggaaaaatggaattatttagccaaaaatttcaagatgaaatagtaaaattattttttggaacttcaaataaatcatttgtaaTTGCAACCATACCTCAAGTACATAAAGTACCACCaagatatttatcattatttcaaaaatttcataaggatgaaagatgtaaaattattactgtGAATCGTCAAAATCGAAATAACTTAccggaagaaatttttcctcttattttttaaggcataatttctcttttttaagaaaaacaatatgaaatttaaatacattataaacatcgtttattattaacaaaaaaacaaaatgttagATTAAAGAGATCCTTCCAATCacgttaaatttatgaaaaagtaGTCATCACAAATAACGTGACAAATAGTGACTGGCTGGAAAATTGTACTACATAGTCATGCTAGATCGCATatgtattagatatttttgtaataattattattttataaaaaccaCCATTATTccttaaagaataaattaaaagaataacagGTGTGTTCATTACATGTTCAGCACCTTCtgcaaatattagaatataagtTAATCTGTTGAGATCATTGAGATCATTTATTCAGTTTGTGCGTGAACATTAATATCTTTAGTGAATAAGGTGGTTTAATTGAGGGTACAAAATAGAAACGTTCTCTTTGcgtcatttcattaaaatgaaacataaattGCTAATGAG is drawn from Apis mellifera strain DH4 linkage group LG5, Amel_HAv3.1, whole genome shotgun sequence and contains these coding sequences:
- the LOC107964400 gene encoding integrin alpha-8-like, giving the protein MIYLTLLKIKINIWFSIFIFVILKYNTLAYNLDVNNVKIFNIPKTFNNQRGSYFGFSVALYTEGLDFILLVGAPRANSSIIKNVIEPGTVYQCSINKTCKEWIIDKSGNGEYNEWNQIKDNAWIGATIAVENKTNPKIVVCGPRWKKKDKYNWYMNGICYLLLVNNIKFFENEVENKILLFSNYSNFIYPNNRKVYNFEMSQIGFSINMVSIGLKWNLILGSPGVFNWKGLPLLVKKPIYGKIQFIIPSTKNEKRIRENSYFGYAVTSGYFIKEELWFVSGAPKDSNMNGSVIIFTFPETNNAIINIKKFLKGEQYGEYFGAALTSCNLNGDAEDELIVGAPLWSKDIDEGRIYVYTALSNENFKKQSFDGKISESRFGSTISCLGDIDYDGYNDIAVGAPYEEGTGAIYIFNGNSNGLLKHYSQKIIGKQFGKNIRGFGISISEPRDINDDKYPDIAVGAYLSEQVVLIKSKPVITITTQLIYEDKKLLINSSSFLINICTYYDGINAPKFLRVVKFLKIDEIYGRNNERNLNFFCTSCAIINKLLSKTEDLIKLPFAVDCGEDNICTSDVKVLLSTDLKFGNRYIIGSIFTTKFKLDVFNNGEPAYQAKIHIYIPKILSLASIPSLCIENFYKNNILEIICDLGNPLKKNKKLILNLDMSKVQFDIDHVQLWTNFSTQSEQRNSFNNTNVFTIYFDTDIDIAITGKAQYDLYSYFLETEDKKLNSIQFQHIYEIQKFGASPINEVILTLSIPTFWKQSIGDIQIININDITCSYTDNQPFHCIYLNSTVSTALIDNFKIYTANTEKSEKFITDSNFSINFPPKNRSLYVDCINDNVKCTYIKYKLGPFINSLSIAKLSLILDFNLSNLKSMMAGKDIIFFLSSGNVNILESHHIIQKIGHKPDNVIVATMFLGSLITEQIATWIIILSIFLGNLLLILLILILFKIGFFKRKKKRELEILKSENVSFLKYFNCILRYLMFVLHYRKKHKIILETCSSTEVFHQE
- the LOC102656021 gene encoding DDB1- and CUL4-associated factor 5 yields the protein MARPSNCNPLSYLVERQIDDKVDYCKRLVNARFESSENLFRKDLLSHYGCVNAIEFSNQGDLLVSGGDDRRVLLWKVEQAIQDVGKPAVMKAQHISNIFCLGYDSSKTKIFSAGNDDQVIVHDLRTGDVVNFFLHQKPVYGLSVHPHNDNVFASACDDGRVLIYDIRGSSAMETFCLARYKTAFHSVMFNPIEPRMLATANAKEGVSMWDVRKPLKPILRYGNETSAQSCMNVRFNAAGNRLLALRRRLPPVLYAVDSSTHLCQFDHPGYYNSCTMKSCCFAGDNDEYVLSGSDDFNLYMWKIPSENVKWVNSAHMVLRGHRSIVNQVRYNQASCIFASSGVEKLIKIWSPFPLGNNCLGGLKRDDGKQERQRRVFTHDEYIGLVLRSGQFMTHDYSHQSTREDPRMMAFFDSLVQREVEGWSSEDMSTAPQTPSDSESNLIAGRVYSATDSDDSIASDRQLMLSILGPAVTLASHGSSGGGVAPERPLESPNRITRLIAYRREKLMRLASVDCGEPTNNTSAAVSEPSASGSASEGDNTQIKCKSKSKLKFIKRKHGKITEIRRAGIKCAVLQINSDSDSDEQPVDTTQPSTSSGVVSRRSRYVVHIERDAKHSNYSSSSSEDNDISSKRKHSKTDSDTSTKVHRRKHKKCKSNSKSDISKNKSKRQKIDYDTKKKKSDWKLYLNDVSNTIKVQKDGSSMSVNKSSKVPSTPDSGITSGVSTSEKNGEQAQKDQNDAESSDHEQKLKNLEYFRKKVNVVRRSYRIRSKPLSQTISTTTDSSD
- the LOC408848 gene encoding protein enabled; its protein translation is MSSEPILNPPIPYVGSIEGGLKPGKMVKIQGKVSPDAIRFAINYQLGPNLNPRDDIAIHVSPRFPEGFITRNHIESMTWGIEENEGPMLIQPGQEFEILLLCDHKCYKIAINGRHFTEFNHRLSYDKVTHLVIDGDVEIQSISYEIVPIDPPSSPKVLSTPDVPVANFGPPPPGGLYPTIQGGYGPPPGPGYGPPPPGPGYGPPPSGPGYGPPPNAYGGFPPKSYGYQPGYEKPEEEDAFSGCLDKVGLALGGLVAAGGIAAAAHAINKKKEVEEDQEKSDASKSKTESEGGLGNLGSLGAALASSLVTNALSNSHAQQGYPSQQSSNSGGVLDSILGALGGSSGNNIAPPPTNQPSDPLTGALGSIIGGVFGNDGNQKSNYQPSGGYGNYQPSGGYSSQQSNSGSDLLSGIGSAIGSSLFNSALGGLKKHGKDKSLEDNHSTPPSTYTSNSMRPSDSSANNSSSGHNLTAEEISKGLGLDD